cccaattaaggaaagtggccgagagctatatcaaggggggaggagaatccgatttttcgaaaacttgtcttaacgcgttagattgtcgtaccacggaggtagtagtgtactgtgtaaccctaggactctttgattgctgagtttctgactcttggtgttgatttctgtgatttttgcttaaggttcgtttgaggagattccaagaaaccaaggagaagagcttgaagaacatttggaggaggaagctggaagacccaccggtgagggctactctctgaattactagataatgctttaggtgtcgatgaaattcgacttgatttatgtgttatgcacctaattgctaaatgtctgaaatgatttctgaggcttcggccgaacttgttgagtacttgatgccatgatattgtgtgctaaatgattcacatgctatgtgctacatggttaacttaggatgtgttggaatatgctgtttatgtcttttggttgagctgtttcaatgatgctattccacttgtacctgagattctgaaaagtgaggattacgggcaggtcatgccgaatttttatgagattttgagagagttttaaaaggacgaacggagttcggaccttgtcatgctccaatggatcgagaccttctcagggaattacttgggttttatgggaactttgaactcatagggaatacgataagactaaaaagagctatttttataaagaaattcataagatattaagcaacctctaaacctttaaataaagataacaatctcggatgcaagctttggattgaagtttagttttggaaaatgagaagtgtcgtcggatccaagtgttgggaagatttcgagttttgggtatgttgatactcattcgctctgggagcagtttgtttagccatccaagggatgagccgagaagcttcacggaggtgtgagaccttgtgaatgcgtgatactccactgaggcgtgagaccttgtggaaagcatggatcttcactgaggcgtgagacctcgtgaacagcatgatacttcattgaagcgtgagacttcgtgcaagtgtgtaaattcactgaggcgtgagaccttgtgaaagcataaaacttcactgaagcgtgagactttgtgaatgtgtgagactccacagaagcgtgagacttcgtgagagcattgatgactcgaagagttgtcgtgagtggttgcactcttttgtttatgattaattgtattttgtcgcagaatcgacatttaccttagggtattcttttagagactttaagttaatctagaacacgtggcgacgtgtcgggtgaggtcggagacgttgtttggctaatcacttgcattcatgcactcattttgaggttaatacacggcgtgataccggacctcggtggattccaaaatggtcataagacccggatttccatatttaggacactacggtggtcctcagtagcagacggaatggcagacctacgggttcactgctgatctgactacttttgtgtggtgtaagagacacgcgagcaggaaggtacccaccgtggctggtgttagggccgtctcgttgatgtccatccttcttccggaatgcattttgttacccagcattgcatttcatgcaacatacatgctaacttagttgctgagtgtgattggtaactgtttatcctatttttgaggcatgctacttgtttttatggctctttatatttattgtgatacatgcaaccctaggaagctatcccaaaacttataagcctgagaggctagtatttattatcctataattatatctggttttattaattatataattctttggagttgaccctcgcgtctgctgtgtgtgtttgggcggactacgccatttgtcagatgagtatgggggattggtttaccatggtcagcccgtcaggggggaccaggtacgagatgcttgaccaagacgacccaggtgcatgggtggtcgatcccgagggccaccgtgcgacctacaccggtcggatcatggaggaccgtgtcgatcgattcggacgcttgacggagggagtgatgaggaggcacatagtgagcttcaacctgcctccaggagtacactgtggacccggcttgggagtacctccaccgccaccatctccttcagatgatgaggacccttctgaggagttgccagtaggtggggcttcgacggagtctagtccgtctactgctgctgctgtcgttgcggatctcgttccgggccccgagcccgagagtccagtgcgggagcgcattagggtggacagagagggcagtgttgagtacgtcgacctagtcgtcctggatgcagattcggatgacgaccgcgctagcatgtaggatcgagtgctagtgtgggctcctcgggtagggatagtgtaggagttgtgtcgatgctctgaccgtcatgcttccgttttggggacagggtagttttcctaccggtagcttttgtgtggtttcctatggagatcacagagagctggttggatttagggggtcttttcttaggccgctgggccaacttgctctcagtttttgtaggttagtgttgcggacacagtatcttcatcttggactgtacatattgccttcgggcgttactcttttctgtcacccgacacgaggcatgtatatatagttgtatagtagttccttttatcttttgttggggagttttattgctttttgtctttagttatattgtcgaaaaaaaataattcacgtttttccgcttaaagtattttcttttggttactaaagtgacgccaccgaaatcggggtgttacaacataTTAGGCATAATGCGAAATTGGTTAAAGTAATTTTCtaacttttaaaatattattatttgatattatttttcttgttttttagctgaaaaattatttattaaaattttaaaatcaagtaATTCTAAATTTTCGCTGTCTATAGACAAAATAGCTAACATTTTCAATCTATCTTGATTGTTGACCGTAGATATgatttaatcaattttaattttaaaaaactttTTCAGCAGTAGCAACCGTTATAGGGATtgttaataaaattttatgggCAATATATACATTAGGAAAAGAATctaaagttttttttgttataagagGAAGGCTAAGATCCAAAGTTTTAATATAACTCAATCCTTCTATGTGTGAgtgttaatttattttattattaattactgTTAGACTTAGTCACTTAGAATTTCTAACTTCCCATTTTTTCAAATTGCTGCATACTTGACTTAATGGCAATGatcttttttttcttgtcaATAATAGCAactgtccttttttttttgaggttCAATGCATCATTGTATTAATCTGAAAAAGTTGAGTCTACAATCAAAGCATGCACTTTCTCATTTGGGGTACTATCCCACCAAATTTTAGAGAGGTATTTGCATGCTACAGAGGCTAAAATGTGAGCAGGGGAATTGGCTTTACGCCTTACATGTGAGAATGAGATGGAGGGAAAGGATCTAGCTAAGGCTTTACAATCTTGTATAACAGTCTGGATAGTCCAAGCGGTTGAATCCGTTCTCATTGCATTGATTACAGAGAGAGAGTCAGATTCAAAAATCACACTATCCATACCTAACTCCTTCGCTGTCATTAAACACCACCTTAAGGCCATTGCTTCAGCTAACAGGGGATCCATTCTTTGTTCTTCTATCTGAGATCCAGCCACCATTAGAACTCCTCTTGTGTCTCTTGCAACGAAACCAAATCCTGTCGAGCTCTCTCCTGTCCAGCCTGCATCTATGTTGAATTTTATCCATCCAATTGCTGGAGCTTTCCAGGGTTCCTCTCTTGTTtctggtttggtttggttgtaTTTTTCTAGTGCTGCTAACCAATCTGAGAAGCATTTCATAGCTGTATCCATCGAGGTATTGGGTTGGAGCTGGGTGTTGTTGAAGAAACATTCATTTCGTGCCTTCCAAATTGCCCAAATACCTTGGAAGATTTGTGCTGCTATGTCCTCTGTGTTGTTCATGCATATGTCTTTTAGCCACTCGACAAAAGTGGTTTGGATCAGATCTATGCGAACTCCTAGAGGGTGATGGAACCAAGCAGCTCTAGCCCAGGGACAATGGAGGAAGAGGTGATCTTGTGTTCCAGGTACTTCTTGACCGCATAACACGCATGATTCTTCTGTTTGGATGCCTCTTCACTTTAAATTAGCTCTGCAGGGAGTGATGTTGTGAGTTGATCTATAAATGAAGTGCTTGATCTTGCTCGGTGCTTTAGCGGCCCACAGTTTCTTCCAAGGGAAATTTGCAGTTCTCGATCCACTAGCAGCAGCTTCAATTTTTTCAAGTTGAAGTTGGTAATAGGCAGACTTGACTGTGTATTTACCATCTCTGCTCCATCTCCAGACAATCTTATCTTCTGCCCCCCTCCAGCTTAGAGGAATGGTTTTAATGAGCCTAGCTTCGGCTGGGTTGAAAAGTTGATGAATTTGGAAGTGATTCCAGCCTCCATTCTCCTCTATTCTGAGTTCTTCCACTGTCATGTGTTCCATGCCTGGGGCTATATCTGACATCACATAACCACTTCCTGGTCCTGGCAGCCAAGGGTCTTTCCATATACGAACTCTCTTTCCATTTCCAATCCTCCATTTCAATCCCTCTTTAATGAAGCCCAACACACTCCATATGCTTCTCCAAGCAAAACTGGGCTGGTACCCAATCTTTGCATTCAGAAAATCACATTTTGGGAAGTATTTAGCTTTCCATATTCTGGCAAGAAGAGAGCTTTCTGAATTTAAGATCCTCCAAGCTTGTTTGGCTAGGAGAGCTTTGTTAAAATCCTCAATGTCTCTGTAGCCGAGCCCCCCTCTATTCTTTGGTTTGCACAAGTGCTTCCAGGCTGCCCAATGTATCTTTCtttcgttttctttttgtcCCCACCAAAAGTTTGCAAGAAGGCTCTCTATTTTTGAGCACACACCTGTGGGGATCTTGAAGCATGTCATCACATAATTTGGAATGGCTTGGGCTACCGCCTTGATGAGGATCTCCTTGCCGGCTTTTGAAAGAGCCTTTTCCTTCCACCCTTGTAGTTTTCTCCACACCCTCTCTTGGATCTTCCCAAAGATTGCTTTTTTTGATTGACCAATGACTGTGGGCAGACCTAGGTACTTATCATGGACTATAACAGCCTTTACTCCCATCCTTTGCTGGATCATATCTCTGCTTGGTTGAGGCACATTTTGGCTGAAGGAAATCTCCGTTTTGTCCATATTGACAAGTTGTCCTGAGGCTAGCTCATAAGCTTTGATCACTTCAAGCAAGCAATCGGCTTCCTCTTGTGTTGCTCTACTGAAAATCAGACTATCATCCGCGAAGAACAAATGGCTAATAGTTGGTGCCCTCCTTGCCACTTGAATACCATGTAGTCTTTTTTGCGATATCTGATCAGATATAAGGCCCGAGAACGCTTCCACACATAGGATGAACAAGTAAGGAGATAGGGGATCTCCTTGTCTAAGTCCTCTTTGGGGATTGAAGAAGGGAGTTGGTTCCCCATTCACAAGTATAGCATAGGAAACCGAAGAAACACATTTGAAAATCAGATCTGTGATTCTTGTGGGGAAGCCCATAGTAGTGAGAACCTCTTTGAGAAAAGACCATTCAATTCTATCATAGGCTTTTGACATATCTAGCTTGAGGGCCATGTACcccttctttcctttttttttcttcttcatataatGGAAAACCTCAAACCCCGTGAGTGCATTATCCGTGATTAACCTCCCGGGAATGAAAGCACTTTGTTGTTCTCCCACCACCTCGCCAAGGAAGCCTTTAATTCTGTTTGCTATGCATTTTGTCACTAGTTTCATAATGACATTACATAGGCTAATTGGCCGGAATTCACTTGGGGTTTCTGGCGCCTTTGTCTTTGGTATGAGGTAGATAAAGGTCTGATTTATGGTGGATGGATCTTCCCCTCTATTCAGAATTGATAGGACCTTGGTTATAACTTCTTCGCCTATGATTCCCCAATATTTTTTGTAGAACAGGGCTGGGAAACCGTCGGGACCAGGGGCCTTTAAGGAATGCATTTGGTGTAGAGCATACTTTACCTCCTCAGCTGTGAACTCCTCTTCAAGTTCCTCT
This portion of the Lotus japonicus ecotype B-129 chromosome 3, LjGifu_v1.2 genome encodes:
- the LOC130744048 gene encoding uncharacterized protein LOC130744048 — translated: MDTAMKCFSDWLAALEKYNQTKPETREEPWKAPAIGWIKFNIDAGWTGESSTGFGFVARDTRGVLMVAGSQIEEQRMDPLLAEAMALRWCLMTAKELGMDSVIFESDSLSVINAMRTDSTAWTIQTVIQDCKALARSFPSISFSHVRRKANSPAHILASVACKYLSKIWWDSTPNEKVHALIVDSTFSD